In Ruminococcaceae bacterium BL-6, a genomic segment contains:
- the garR gene encoding tartronate semialdehyde reductase (Evidence 2a : Function from experimental evidences in other organisms; PubMedId : 10762278, 1705543, 20225875, 9772162; Product type e : enzyme): MFKVGFIGLGIMGKPMARNVRKAGYGLIVYDRNASTLETFRKEGTEIAANGREVAEKSDVVITMLPNSPHVASALFDKDGIAEGLRAGQTVIDMSSINPVASKEFYSRLKERKVDFLDAPVSGGEPGAIEGTIAVMVGGDKPVFDKYYDLLMTMASSVTYIGPAGCGNITKLANQMIVAVNISVLSEAYVFAKKAGADPKLVFEAIRKGLAGSKVMEQKSPKIFSGDYDPGFRIELHIKDLQNVLDTAHTDNISVPFSAAAMEILQSLKADGLEKKDHSAIVKYFEKINNAKVIG; this comes from the coding sequence ATGTTCAAGGTTGGATTTATTGGTTTGGGGATTATGGGAAAACCGATGGCACGGAATGTCCGGAAGGCCGGGTATGGGCTGATTGTGTACGACCGCAACGCAAGTACCCTGGAAACCTTTCGGAAGGAAGGTACCGAGATCGCCGCAAACGGCAGGGAAGTGGCGGAAAAATCAGATGTCGTCATTACGATGCTGCCGAATTCGCCGCACGTCGCTTCCGCGCTTTTTGACAAGGACGGAATTGCCGAAGGGCTCCGGGCGGGCCAGACGGTCATCGATATGAGCTCCATCAACCCGGTGGCCAGCAAGGAGTTTTATTCCAGGCTGAAAGAACGGAAGGTGGATTTTCTGGATGCTCCCGTTTCCGGCGGGGAGCCCGGCGCCATTGAGGGAACCATTGCCGTCATGGTCGGCGGGGATAAGCCGGTGTTCGACAAGTACTACGACCTGCTGATGACGATGGCTTCCAGCGTGACGTACATCGGGCCTGCCGGCTGCGGCAATATCACGAAGCTTGCGAACCAGATGATCGTCGCGGTCAACATTTCCGTTCTCAGCGAAGCTTATGTCTTTGCCAAAAAGGCGGGCGCAGACCCGAAGCTGGTGTTTGAAGCCATCCGCAAGGGCCTTGCGGGCAGCAAGGTGATGGAGCAGAAGTCGCCGAAGATTTTCAGCGGCGATTACGATCCCGGCTTCCGCATTGAGCTGCATATCAAGGATTTGCAGAACGTATTGGACACGGCGCACACGGACAATATTTCGGTCCCGTTCAGCGCGGCGGCGATGGAAATCCTGCAGTCCTTAAAGGCGGATGGCCTTGAGAAGAAAGACCACTCTGCGATTGTCAAGTATTTTGAGAAAATCAACAACGCAAAAGTCATCGGCTGA
- a CDS encoding GntP family permease, with the protein MDSGVLSLIGILLAMTIFIVGVYKGFPIMVIGPLCSVLVLAFSGLPLIKNMEGAYAADFGGFAANNFLLFLPACVLGAMLGDCGAAEDIAIKIKDLTGKRSGKLGKFWVLMGLSLITAILSFGGVSGFVVIFTMAPICYAIFKELDIPWHFVIAVVVYGGCMWTAILPGSPAIQNLIPIKYLGTNPKSAPMIGAVSALTCIVFGAGYIWFQLGRNEKRGEGFAVTGALMDRESGALNTALLEKKCSNLQFIKALAPSIVLLVAMNVFNVEPFVSLTLGCVVCWALYYNKFEHVGKTLANGCASTMKAIMNVAAVVGFGAVVELTSGFKFMLANLDKLPGSPLFQLCLATNIVAGITGSASGGEAIALNAFAQKFLNMGIPADVIHRIVNISCYGLDSMPYNGSAINRLNYTRLTYKQAYYHEFILGAIFPFLNSFFAVVLASMGLH; encoded by the coding sequence ATGGACAGTGGCGTTTTAAGCTTAATAGGAATTCTGCTGGCGATGACTATTTTTATCGTCGGTGTTTACAAAGGGTTCCCGATCATGGTAATCGGCCCGCTGTGCTCGGTTCTTGTGCTTGCGTTTTCGGGCCTTCCGCTCATCAAAAACATGGAGGGCGCGTATGCAGCCGATTTCGGCGGGTTTGCGGCGAACAATTTCCTGCTTTTCCTGCCAGCGTGCGTTTTGGGTGCGATGCTGGGGGACTGCGGGGCCGCAGAGGATATTGCGATCAAAATCAAGGATTTAACCGGGAAGAGAAGCGGAAAGCTGGGGAAATTCTGGGTCTTAATGGGGCTTTCCCTCATCACCGCGATCCTTTCCTTCGGCGGGGTCAGCGGATTCGTCGTTATTTTCACGATGGCGCCGATTTGTTATGCCATTTTTAAGGAGCTGGATATCCCATGGCATTTTGTCATCGCGGTGGTTGTGTACGGCGGATGCATGTGGACTGCGATCCTTCCGGGTTCGCCCGCGATTCAGAATCTGATCCCGATCAAATACCTCGGAACCAATCCGAAGTCGGCGCCGATGATCGGGGCCGTTTCCGCACTGACGTGCATTGTTTTCGGCGCGGGGTATATTTGGTTTCAGCTTGGCAGAAACGAAAAAAGAGGCGAAGGCTTTGCCGTCACCGGGGCGCTGATGGATCGGGAGTCCGGCGCCCTGAATACGGCGCTCCTTGAGAAAAAATGTTCCAATCTGCAATTTATAAAGGCTTTGGCGCCTTCGATCGTTCTTCTGGTCGCGATGAATGTGTTCAATGTGGAACCCTTCGTGTCGCTGACGCTGGGGTGCGTGGTATGCTGGGCGCTGTATTACAATAAATTTGAACATGTCGGAAAAACGCTGGCAAACGGCTGTGCATCCACGATGAAAGCTATTATGAACGTGGCTGCGGTCGTCGGGTTCGGAGCGGTGGTCGAGCTTACCTCCGGATTTAAATTCATGCTTGCGAATCTGGATAAGCTCCCGGGCTCTCCGCTGTTTCAGCTCTGCCTGGCCACCAACATCGTGGCGGGCATCACGGGGTCTGCCTCCGGCGGCGAGGCCATCGCACTGAACGCATTTGCGCAGAAATTCCTCAACATGGGCATCCCAGCGGATGTCATACATAGAATCGTGAATATTTCCTGCTATGGGCTTGATTCCATGCCGTATAACGGCTCCGCCATCAACCGGCTGAACTACACCAGGCTGACATATAAACAGGCTTATTATCATGAGTTTATTTTGGGCGCGATATTCCCATTCCTGAACTCTTTCTTTGCTGTAGTGTTGGCCAGCATGGGGCTGCATTAG
- a CDS encoding protein of unknown function (Evidence 5 : Unknown function), with translation MAIQKTSEKLKRMDFKKEITISKSESFHISYEILVLLLGSSSMDFGKEVLYNFLVK, from the coding sequence TTGGCGATTCAAAAAACGTCTGAAAAATTGAAACGAATGGATTTCAAAAAGGAAATCACGATTTCAAAAAGTGAAAGTTTTCATATCTCTTATGAAATTTTGGTTTTATTGTTGGGTTCCTCGTCAATGGATTTTGGGAAGGAAGTGTTATACAATTTTTTGGTGAAATAG
- the gudD gene encoding glucarate dehydratase (Evidence 2a : Function from experimental evidences in other organisms; PubMedId : 9772161, 12044674; Product type e : enzyme), with translation MKTGSPTVTDMKVIPVAGYDSMLMSLSGAHAPFFTRNLVILADNAGHTGIGEIHGGEYTRSALESCIPLVVGKEVGAYRSILNRIHKAAGAKKSEGDDGEGIQLLDIGKLKFVVKSEWAIECALLDLLGQYLGLPMCELLGEGRQRDKVETLGYLFYVSDKKKAERLPYRDESGSPDPWFRLRRTEMLTKDRIVEQAIALQEKYGFRNFKLKGGVLDGETEIETLKALKKQFPEARINIDPNGAWSLEEAIKLCKGMKDVLTYIEDPCGPENGFSGREVMCEFKNATQLPVATNMIATNWRQFYHAAALKSVDIVLADPHFWGMNGSVRMAQVLNDWGLTWGSHSNNHFDITLTVFAHVAAAAPGNPTPLDTHWVWQDGQNLCENSPEIKDGCMVVPTAPGLGIQPNMEKIRAANALYNKIDCHDRNDAAAMQYLIPGWEFDPKKPALVR, from the coding sequence ATGAAGACAGGAAGCCCGACGGTCACTGATATGAAAGTGATACCGGTGGCGGGATATGACAGCATGTTAATGTCGCTAAGCGGTGCGCACGCTCCGTTTTTTACGCGAAACCTGGTCATTCTGGCCGATAATGCGGGCCATACCGGAATCGGTGAAATCCATGGAGGGGAATATACCCGCTCTGCTCTTGAAAGCTGTATTCCCCTGGTGGTCGGAAAGGAAGTCGGCGCATACCGCTCCATTCTGAACCGCATCCACAAGGCCGCCGGCGCAAAAAAATCCGAAGGGGACGACGGGGAAGGCATTCAGCTTTTGGATATCGGCAAGCTGAAATTCGTCGTGAAATCCGAATGGGCCATCGAATGCGCGCTTTTGGACCTGCTGGGGCAGTATCTGGGGCTTCCCATGTGCGAGCTTCTGGGCGAGGGCAGGCAAAGGGACAAAGTCGAAACGCTGGGATACCTGTTCTATGTATCCGATAAAAAGAAGGCGGAGCGTCTGCCCTACCGGGACGAAAGCGGCAGTCCGGACCCCTGGTTCCGTCTGCGCCGCACGGAAATGCTTACGAAGGACAGGATTGTGGAACAGGCGATCGCTCTGCAGGAAAAGTACGGGTTCCGGAATTTCAAGCTGAAAGGCGGCGTTTTGGATGGAGAAACAGAAATTGAAACGCTCAAGGCGCTGAAGAAGCAGTTTCCCGAAGCGCGCATCAATATTGACCCCAACGGCGCATGGAGCTTGGAAGAAGCCATCAAATTATGCAAGGGCATGAAGGATGTTCTGACCTACATTGAAGATCCGTGCGGACCGGAAAACGGGTTCAGCGGGCGCGAGGTTATGTGCGAATTCAAAAACGCGACCCAGCTTCCGGTAGCCACCAACATGATCGCCACCAACTGGAGACAATTCTATCATGCGGCGGCGCTCAAATCAGTCGATATTGTGCTTGCGGATCCCCATTTCTGGGGCATGAACGGCAGTGTGAGAATGGCACAGGTCTTAAACGACTGGGGGCTGACGTGGGGTTCACATTCCAACAACCATTTTGATATCACGCTGACCGTTTTCGCCCACGTCGCCGCGGCTGCGCCCGGAAATCCGACCCCGCTTGACACACATTGGGTCTGGCAGGACGGACAGAATCTATGTGAAAACAGTCCGGAGATCAAAGACGGCTGCATGGTGGTCCCGACGGCGCCCGGGCTTGGGATTCAGCCGAACATGGAAAAAATCAGGGCGGCTAACGCACTTTATAATAAAATCGACTGCCATGACAGAAACGACGCCGCGGCCATGCAGTATCTGATCCCCGGCTGGGAGTTCGATCCCAAAAAGCCCGCTCTGGTGAGATAA
- a CDS encoding Dihydrodipicolinate synthase: protein MNLEDIRGIIVPLITPVDEKERIDEAKLRFMVNRVVDGGVNGILVFGSNGEFYMFDEKEHERGLKAVIDENGGRVPVYYGIGSIGTAQGVREAKMAASAGADGISVLQTMFIKPTEQGLYRHFRTIAEAVPDTCVLLYNNPGRCGYGLTADLVEKLARDVKNIVGIKDSSGNFTLVSELIRRTRDIGFKVFTGKDTMVFGGLCMGSSGGVCSIANLFPRLVCGIYNKFMAGDYIGAREDQFRLNPVRLSQDAASFPVATKDMANMIGLDVGNPVLPSEPSEGEVLEKMRRCIEEADLFQEDSVPSAEKQG, encoded by the coding sequence ATGAACTTGGAAGATATAAGAGGAATCATCGTTCCCCTTATTACACCGGTAGATGAAAAGGAAAGGATCGACGAAGCGAAGCTTCGATTTATGGTAAACCGCGTAGTGGATGGCGGGGTGAACGGAATCCTTGTGTTCGGGAGCAATGGGGAATTTTACATGTTTGATGAAAAAGAACATGAAAGAGGCCTGAAAGCCGTTATTGACGAAAACGGAGGAAGGGTGCCGGTTTATTATGGAATCGGCTCCATCGGCACGGCGCAGGGAGTGCGGGAGGCCAAAATGGCGGCCTCGGCCGGCGCGGATGGGATCTCCGTTTTGCAGACGATGTTCATCAAGCCGACGGAACAGGGGCTGTACAGGCATTTCCGCACCATCGCCGAGGCGGTCCCGGACACTTGCGTCCTTCTTTACAATAACCCCGGCAGATGCGGGTATGGTTTGACGGCGGATCTGGTGGAGAAGCTGGCGAGGGATGTCAAAAACATTGTGGGGATCAAGGATTCGAGCGGGAATTTTACCCTGGTGAGCGAACTGATCCGCCGCACGAGAGATATCGGTTTCAAGGTGTTTACCGGCAAAGATACCATGGTTTTCGGCGGGCTTTGCATGGGCAGCTCGGGCGGAGTGTGTTCCATTGCCAATCTTTTTCCCCGGCTGGTGTGCGGGATTTATAACAAGTTTATGGCGGGCGATTATATCGGCGCCAGAGAAGACCAGTTCCGCCTGAATCCGGTAAGGCTCAGTCAGGATGCTGCAAGCTTCCCGGTTGCAACGAAGGATATGGCGAATATGATTGGCCTCGACGTGGGAAATCCTGTGCTGCCGAGCGAACCCTCCGAAGGGGAGGTCTTAGAAAAGATGAGGCGCTGTATCGAGGAGGCGGATCTTTTCCAGGAGGATTCCGTGCCATCCGCGGAAAAGCAGGGATAA